The Candidatus Nanopelagicus abundans genome includes a region encoding these proteins:
- the typA gene encoding translational GTPase TypA: MSKKQAHLKDLPIKKRENLRNVAIIAHVDHGKTTLVDAMLWQSGAFAAHKKQDEGQDRMMDSMDLEREKGITILAKNTAVKRGDTIVNIIDTPGHADFGGEVERGLEMVDGVILLVDASEGPLPQTRFVLRKALQKNLPVILVINKVDRPDSRIAEVVDEAYALFLDLDANEDQIEFPIVYASAKAGRASLERPVDGGMPDKENLDILFDTIFSAIPAPVYHEGAPLQAHVTNLDSSPFLGRLALCRVREGVIKKGQSVTWIKTDGSTERVKVSELLITEALERVPALEAHPGDIIAVAGIETITLGETLADLENPHALPLITVDEPSISMTIGINTSPLAGKSGNKLTARQVKGRLDAELVGNVSLRVLNTERPDTWEVQGRGELQLAVLVEIMKREGFELTVGKPQVVTKIVDGKMHEPMERLSIDAPEEYLGVITQLMALRKGRMEQMVNHGTSWIRLDYRVPSRGLIGFRTEFLTETRGTGLLHHVFDGYEAWHGELRTRSTGSLVSDRIGTVTSYALYGTQDRGSIFVEPGDEVYEGMVIGENSRSEDMDVNCVREKKLTNMRASGTDESERLIPAKKLNMEGALEFCREDECVEVTPAVVRIRKVVLDGSTRARQTSKNKRANENA, from the coding sequence ATGTCTAAAAAACAAGCACACTTAAAAGATCTGCCAATTAAAAAACGGGAGAACCTTAGAAACGTAGCAATTATTGCTCACGTAGATCATGGCAAGACCACATTAGTTGATGCCATGCTTTGGCAATCTGGCGCTTTTGCTGCGCACAAAAAACAAGATGAAGGCCAAGACCGAATGATGGATTCAATGGATCTTGAGCGCGAAAAAGGAATTACTATTTTGGCAAAAAATACTGCAGTAAAACGCGGAGATACGATTGTAAATATTATTGATACACCAGGGCACGCCGACTTTGGTGGCGAAGTTGAGCGCGGTTTAGAAATGGTTGATGGCGTTATCTTGCTAGTAGATGCTTCAGAGGGTCCACTGCCACAAACTCGTTTCGTACTTCGTAAAGCGTTGCAAAAGAATCTTCCAGTTATTTTAGTTATTAATAAAGTAGATCGACCAGATTCGCGTATCGCAGAGGTAGTAGATGAGGCGTACGCGCTCTTTTTAGATTTAGATGCAAATGAAGATCAAATTGAGTTTCCAATTGTTTACGCATCCGCTAAAGCAGGAAGAGCATCTCTTGAGCGACCAGTAGATGGTGGCATGCCTGATAAAGAAAACTTAGATATTTTATTTGACACTATATTTTCGGCAATTCCAGCTCCTGTTTATCACGAAGGTGCACCACTACAAGCACATGTAACAAACTTAGACTCCTCACCATTTTTAGGCAGGCTTGCACTTTGCCGAGTTCGCGAAGGTGTTATTAAAAAAGGTCAATCAGTAACTTGGATTAAAACTGATGGCTCAACTGAGCGAGTTAAGGTATCTGAGCTATTAATTACTGAAGCACTAGAGCGAGTTCCAGCACTTGAAGCACACCCTGGCGACATCATCGCAGTTGCTGGAATTGAAACTATTACGTTAGGTGAAACCCTTGCTGATCTAGAAAATCCACATGCACTGCCATTAATCACTGTTGATGAACCAAGTATTTCTATGACCATTGGTATTAATACATCCCCGCTAGCTGGAAAGAGTGGAAATAAGTTAACTGCTCGCCAGGTTAAGGGCCGCCTTGATGCCGAGTTAGTTGGAAATGTTTCACTTAGAGTTTTAAATACTGAAAGACCAGATACCTGGGAAGTGCAGGGGCGAGGTGAGCTACAACTTGCAGTTTTAGTTGAGATCATGAAACGTGAAGGATTTGAGTTAACAGTAGGTAAGCCACAAGTTGTTACCAAAATTGTTGATGGCAAAATGCATGAGCCGATGGAGCGATTATCAATTGACGCACCTGAGGAGTACTTAGGAGTTATTACGCAATTAATGGCGCTGCGCAAGGGCCGAATGGAACAAATGGTTAATCATGGAACTAGTTGGATACGTCTTGATTATCGCGTGCCATCTCGTGGGCTAATTGGTTTTAGAACTGAGTTTCTAACTGAGACAAGAGGAACAGGATTACTTCACCATGTATTTGATGGTTATGAAGCCTGGCATGGTGAGCTTCGAACTCGCTCAACTGGTTCTTTAGTATCTGATCGAATTGGAACAGTAACTAGCTACGCACTTTATGGCACGCAAGATCGTGGATCAATATTTGTTGAACCAGGTGATGAAGTTTATGAAGGTATGGTAATTGGTGAGAACTCACGAAGTGAAGACATGGATGTTAACTGCGTTAGAGAAAAGAAGTTAACAAATATGCGAGCATCCGGTACTGATGAATCTGAGCGATTAATCCCTGCTAAGAAATTAAATATGGAGGGCGCCCTTGAGTTTTGTCGCGAGGATGAATGTGTTGAGGTAACACCAGCAGTAGTTCGAATTCGAAAAGTTGTCTTAGATGGTT
- the ychF gene encoding redox-regulated ATPase YchF, which produces MSLSIGIVGLPNVGKSTLFNALTKNNVLAANYPFATIEPNVGVVGVPDTRLAVLAKIFSSEKILPAAVSFVDIAGIVKGASEGAGLGNKFLANIRESDAICQVIRVFRDGDVVHVDGDVNPKKDMETINTELCLADLQTLEKAIPRLEKEVRTIKEKVPVLAAAKEAAEILNKGQLLRGSKVDIDSILELQLLTAKPFLYVFNVDAAELSDNKLRDELAALVKPAEAIFLDAKTEAELADLDDADALELLKSIGLTEPGLSTLARVGFNTLGLQTYLTAGPKEARAWTIHKGDTAPAAAGVIHTDFQKGFIKAEIVAFDDLVTAGSMVQARANGKVRMEGKDYVMADGDVVEFRFNV; this is translated from the coding sequence GTGAGCCTTTCAATCGGAATCGTCGGTCTGCCAAATGTGGGTAAATCCACCCTGTTTAACGCCCTGACCAAAAACAATGTCTTAGCTGCTAACTACCCATTTGCCACTATTGAACCCAATGTTGGCGTGGTGGGAGTACCAGATACCAGGTTGGCAGTTCTTGCAAAAATTTTTAGTTCAGAAAAGATTTTGCCAGCAGCAGTCTCCTTTGTTGATATCGCCGGAATTGTTAAGGGAGCCTCTGAAGGAGCAGGACTTGGAAATAAATTTTTAGCAAACATCAGAGAATCTGATGCGATCTGCCAGGTGATTAGAGTTTTTAGAGATGGTGATGTTGTCCATGTTGATGGCGATGTTAATCCGAAAAAAGATATGGAAACAATTAATACTGAACTTTGCTTAGCAGACCTGCAAACCTTAGAAAAAGCTATCCCACGTCTTGAAAAAGAGGTTAGGACTATTAAGGAGAAGGTTCCGGTTTTAGCAGCCGCTAAAGAAGCTGCTGAAATATTAAATAAAGGACAGTTGCTGCGAGGAAGTAAGGTTGATATTGACTCAATTCTAGAGTTGCAGTTGTTAACTGCTAAGCCGTTTTTGTATGTATTTAATGTCGATGCTGCTGAGTTATCAGATAATAAATTACGAGATGAATTAGCGGCGCTGGTAAAACCGGCTGAGGCAATATTCTTAGATGCAAAGACTGAGGCAGAATTAGCTGATTTAGATGATGCAGATGCGCTGGAATTACTTAAATCAATCGGATTAACTGAGCCGGGACTGAGCACATTAGCAAGAGTTGGATTTAATACATTAGGATTACAGACATATCTCACCGCAGGGCCTAAAGAGGCCAGGGCGTGGACGATTCATAAAGGTGATACCGCACCGGCTGCTGCTGGTGTAATTCACACTGATTTTCAAAAAGGATTTATCAAGGCTGAAATTGTGGCCTTTGATGATTTAGTTACTGCCGGATCAATGGTGCAAGCCCGCGCCAATGGCAAGGTAAGAATGGAAGGCAAGGATTACGTAATGGCTGATGGAGATGTAGTGGAGTTTAGGTTTAATGTCTAA
- a CDS encoding DNA recombination protein RmuC produces the protein MPASITALIIGLAAGAGIGYLVSALRHKSSGNDGALLEDYKKQLEAERSKTESSIKLTAELSAMKSTVEKLSIQSNEANRVRTEAEAKLETTINEMRRASESIFDETKKIAGALSNSQARGKFGEAQLELLLQSAGLREGHEYSRQKSTTDADSSGIPDITVKMPGGSSIFIDSKFPFDRFLDAFGTQVESERDAFLIQHSKDLLKHVEALAKRGYHKSAGSPDFVVLFVPFETLLAEALRIDPAFLEKSFKLNVTVATPTSMMALLRTIGYIFTRNKLADNADEIQKVANTFLKNITLLHGKIVAVGKAISTTAKAYEDLIPTAEKTVLSPARRIHNLGVSGDKEKLAIEYPESPGAVRELRSISSDDDFIEVEEIEGGKDE, from the coding sequence ATGCCCGCCTCAATTACCGCCTTAATTATTGGTTTAGCAGCAGGTGCTGGAATTGGGTATCTAGTATCTGCCCTGCGCCATAAATCATCTGGCAATGATGGCGCGTTGTTAGAAGATTATAAAAAACAATTAGAAGCTGAGCGAAGTAAGACTGAGAGCTCAATTAAGTTAACCGCTGAGTTAAGTGCGATGAAATCAACCGTTGAAAAATTATCTATTCAATCAAATGAAGCTAATCGAGTTCGGACTGAGGCAGAGGCAAAGCTTGAGACCACAATTAATGAGATGCGACGGGCTAGTGAATCAATCTTTGATGAAACAAAGAAAATTGCTGGTGCACTCTCAAATAGTCAGGCGCGAGGAAAATTTGGTGAGGCACAACTAGAGCTGCTTTTACAGTCAGCAGGTCTGCGTGAAGGACATGAATACAGCAGGCAAAAATCAACAACAGATGCTGATTCATCAGGTATTCCAGATATAACGGTGAAGATGCCAGGGGGCAGTTCAATATTTATTGATTCAAAATTTCCATTTGATCGCTTCTTAGATGCATTTGGTACACAGGTAGAAAGTGAGCGAGATGCTTTTCTTATCCAGCACAGTAAGGACTTGTTAAAACATGTGGAGGCCTTGGCTAAGCGCGGCTATCACAAGTCAGCTGGCTCTCCTGATTTTGTTGTTTTATTTGTGCCATTTGAAACCTTACTTGCTGAAGCACTTCGTATTGATCCAGCATTTTTAGAAAAATCATTTAAATTAAATGTGACAGTTGCAACTCCAACTTCAATGATGGCGCTACTTCGCACCATCGGATATATCTTTACCCGTAATAAATTAGCTGATAACGCTGATGAAATTCAAAAAGTAGCAAATACTTTCTTAAAAAACATCACATTACTTCATGGCAAAATTGTGGCAGTTGGCAAAGCAATCTCAACAACAGCTAAAGCTTATGAAGATTTAATTCCAACTGCAGAAAAAACTGTATTAAGCCCAGCTCGGCGAATTCATAACTTAGGTGTCTCAGGTGATAAAGAAAAATTAGCAATTGAGTATCCAGAATCTCCGGGCGCAGTTCGTGAGCTTAGAAGTATTTCTAGTGATGATGACTTTATTGAGGTAGAGGAGATTGAAGGTGGAAAAGATGAGTAA
- a CDS encoding 4-hydroxy-3-methylbut-2-enyl diphosphate reductase translates to MSAVSEKLVLLAAPRGYCAGVDRAVITVEKALELYGAPVYVRKQIVHNKHVVATLEAKGAIFVEETDEVPEGKLVVFSAHGVSPAVHESAATRNLKTIDATCPLVTKVHNEARRFASDDYDILLVGHEGHEEVDGTAGEAPNNIQLVDGIESIKNIKVRDENKVAWLSQTTLSVDETLATVAELRKRFPNLIDPPSDDICYATQNRQVAIKEIAPKSDLVLVVGSTNSSNSVRLVEVSLEYGAKAAYLIDYAAEAKDEWLEGVLTIGVSSGASVPEILVKDLLTWLADRGFSNVEVVTATEEHLLFSLPVELRKDLKAASK, encoded by the coding sequence ATGAGCGCGGTGAGTGAAAAACTGGTATTACTTGCAGCACCTCGTGGCTATTGCGCAGGTGTTGATCGAGCAGTTATCACAGTTGAAAAAGCATTAGAGCTATATGGCGCACCGGTGTATGTAAGAAAGCAGATAGTTCATAACAAGCATGTAGTTGCAACACTTGAAGCAAAGGGTGCGATATTTGTAGAAGAAACTGATGAGGTGCCAGAGGGAAAGCTAGTTGTCTTCTCAGCTCATGGTGTTTCACCTGCTGTGCATGAAAGCGCCGCTACTAGAAATTTAAAAACAATTGATGCTACCTGTCCATTAGTTACAAAGGTTCATAATGAAGCACGTAGATTTGCCTCAGATGATTACGATATTTTATTAGTAGGACATGAAGGACATGAAGAGGTAGATGGCACAGCCGGTGAAGCGCCTAATAATATTCAACTAGTTGATGGCATTGAAAGTATAAAAAATATAAAGGTAAGGGATGAAAATAAAGTAGCTTGGTTATCACAGACCACATTAAGTGTGGATGAAACTTTGGCAACAGTGGCAGAGCTTAGAAAAAGATTTCCTAATTTAATTGATCCACCAAGTGATGATATTTGCTACGCCACACAAAATCGCCAAGTTGCTATTAAAGAGATTGCGCCTAAATCAGATTTAGTGTTAGTAGTCGGATCAACAAACTCATCTAACTCAGTTCGCTTAGTTGAAGTCTCACTTGAGTATGGTGCAAAAGCTGCATATCTAATTGATTATGCCGCAGAAGCAAAGGATGAATGGCTAGAAGGTGTTTTAACAATTGGAGTTTCAAGTGGAGCTTCTGTGCCAGAGATTTTAGTTAAAGATTTACTAACATGGCTTGCAGATCGAGGTTTCTCAAATGTTGAGGTAGTAACTGCTACTGAGGAGCACTTACTATTTTCCTTACCTGTTGAGTTAAGGAAAGATTTAAAAGCCGCTAGTAAGTGA
- a CDS encoding fumarate hydratase yields MAPEFSYQDLLPIGEDKTEYRLLNSDGISTFSADGKEFLKVSPAVIENLTEVALHDISHYLRSEHLAQLANILKDPESSPNDRFVALDLLKNANISAGGVLPMCQDTGTVIVMGKKGQQVLTTEKDELSISKGVYEAFTKLNLRYSQLAPVSTWEEKNTGNNLPAQIEIYSDTDHADEYNFLFIAKGGGSANKSFLYQETKAVLNPKSFLTWLDEKLRSLGTSACPPYHLVVVIGGTSAEFTVKTAKLASTKYLDSLPTKGDAKTGHGFRDLELEKEILKLTQDIGIGAQFGGKYFCHDVRVVRLPRHGASLPIAIAVSCSADRQVKAKITKDGVFIEKLETEPAHFLPATTHDDLDQDEVKIDLNKPMTQILAQLSKYPAKTRVSLTGTLVVARDLAHSKIKELINSGKPMPQYLKDYAVYYAGPAKTPAGYASGSFGPTTAGRMDSYVEEFQAAGASLIMLAKGNRSSAVAQSCKKYGGFYLGSIGGPAARLAQDCIKKIEVLDYEELGMEAVFKIEVENFPAFIIIDDKGNDFYAEIRRPLSIGKGPVS; encoded by the coding sequence ATGGCCCCTGAATTTTCCTATCAAGATCTACTGCCAATCGGTGAGGATAAGACCGAATATCGCCTGCTTAATAGCGATGGGATAAGCACATTTAGCGCTGATGGAAAAGAATTTTTAAAGGTATCACCTGCTGTGATTGAAAACCTGACTGAGGTGGCATTACATGATATTTCCCACTACCTAAGAAGTGAGCATCTTGCTCAACTAGCAAATATTTTAAAAGATCCAGAAAGCTCACCAAATGATCGCTTTGTTGCTCTTGATCTTCTTAAAAATGCCAACATCTCAGCAGGTGGTGTGCTGCCAATGTGTCAGGACACTGGAACTGTCATTGTGATGGGTAAAAAAGGCCAACAAGTATTAACTACTGAAAAAGATGAGCTTTCAATCTCAAAAGGTGTCTATGAAGCATTTACTAAATTAAATCTTCGCTACTCCCAATTAGCACCAGTTAGTACTTGGGAGGAAAAAAATACTGGTAATAATTTGCCAGCTCAGATTGAGATCTATTCAGATACAGATCATGCTGATGAGTACAACTTTTTATTTATTGCCAAAGGTGGCGGTAGCGCTAATAAATCATTTTTGTATCAAGAAACTAAAGCGGTTCTAAATCCTAAATCATTTCTAACTTGGTTAGATGAAAAGCTGCGCTCACTTGGCACCTCAGCTTGTCCTCCCTATCACCTAGTTGTTGTAATCGGTGGCACTAGCGCTGAGTTCACGGTTAAGACAGCAAAGCTTGCTAGTACTAAATACCTAGATTCACTGCCAACAAAAGGTGATGCTAAGACCGGTCATGGTTTTAGAGATCTAGAACTAGAGAAAGAGATATTAAAGTTAACGCAAGACATTGGTATTGGCGCTCAGTTTGGTGGTAAATATTTTTGTCATGATGTGCGAGTTGTTAGATTACCTCGTCACGGCGCTTCCCTTCCGATTGCAATAGCGGTTTCATGTTCTGCTGATCGGCAGGTAAAGGCAAAAATAACTAAAGATGGTGTGTTTATTGAAAAATTAGAAACTGAACCGGCCCACTTTTTACCAGCAACTACCCATGATGATTTAGATCAAGATGAGGTCAAGATTGATTTAAATAAGCCAATGACTCAAATTTTGGCTCAATTATCAAAGTACCCTGCAAAAACTAGAGTAAGTCTTACTGGCACATTAGTTGTTGCCCGCGACTTAGCCCATTCAAAGATAAAAGAGTTAATTAATAGTGGAAAACCAATGCCGCAATACTTAAAAGATTATGCAGTTTATTATGCAGGTCCTGCTAAAACACCAGCTGGTTACGCCTCTGGTTCTTTTGGACCAACTACAGCTGGTCGAATGGATTCCTATGTTGAAGAGTTTCAAGCAGCAGGTGCCTCACTGATTATGTTAGCTAAAGGAAATAGATCATCAGCGGTAGCACAATCGTGTAAAAAATATGGTGGTTTTTACCTTGGTTCAATTGGTGGACCTGCAGCCCGGCTTGCGCAAGACTGCATTAAAAAAATTGAGGTTTTAGATTATGAAGAGCTAGGCATGGAGGCAGTTTTTAAGATTGAAGTAGAAAACTTTCCAGCCTTCATAATTATTGATGATAAAGGAAATGATTTTTATGCCGAAATTCGCCGGCCGCTAAGTATTGGCAAAGGACCGGTTAGTTAA
- a CDS encoding zinc-dependent alcohol dehydrogenase family protein — MKAAIITGIGQISVETVPDPKCEDREVIIEVAAAGICGTDLHILEGEFAPSLPIIPGHEFSGKIIEVGKKVTEYKVGQLVAADPSLFCGECFYCKRARGNLCLNWNAIGVTKPGGAAQYVAAPVKNLYLLPPEIDVKDAGLIEPLSCAVRGYDVLPRIPGSNYLIYGSGTMGLMMMELARRNGAATVSMVDINKERLETAKTLGITRVATSANDFETEYGWDVVIDCTGNKAAIQDAIGRTMPGGTFLQFGVANLGTKIEIDPFWIYNKEITIAGSMAVLQSFDRAGDLLASGVLKPDVMISHRFGLDDYMKAVDMFKNSIGRKMTIEPNKL, encoded by the coding sequence ATGAAAGCAGCAATCATTACAGGCATAGGCCAGATATCAGTTGAAACTGTTCCAGATCCAAAATGTGAAGATAGAGAAGTAATAATTGAGGTCGCAGCAGCTGGAATTTGTGGCACCGATCTTCATATTCTTGAAGGTGAGTTCGCACCAAGTCTGCCAATTATTCCTGGCCACGAATTTAGCGGAAAAATTATTGAAGTTGGTAAGAAAGTTACTGAGTATAAAGTTGGCCAATTAGTTGCAGCTGATCCTTCTTTATTTTGTGGTGAGTGTTTTTACTGCAAGCGCGCCCGTGGAAATCTCTGCCTTAACTGGAATGCAATTGGTGTTACTAAACCAGGAGGAGCTGCGCAGTATGTAGCAGCACCAGTAAAAAACTTATACCTACTGCCGCCAGAGATTGATGTTAAAGATGCAGGACTTATCGAGCCACTTTCATGTGCTGTGCGCGGTTATGACGTGCTGCCAAGAATTCCTGGCTCTAACTACCTTATCTACGGTTCAGGAACTATGGGATTAATGATGATGGAGTTAGCACGCCGCAATGGTGCTGCAACAGTTTCTATGGTGGATATAAATAAAGAAAGATTAGAAACTGCAAAGACTTTAGGTATTACACGTGTTGCAACATCAGCTAATGATTTTGAAACCGAGTATGGCTGGGATGTAGTAATTGATTGCACTGGTAATAAAGCTGCGATTCAAGATGCAATTGGCAGAACTATGCCAGGTGGAACATTTTTGCAGTTTGGTGTGGCAAATTTGGGTACAAAGATAGAGATTGATCCATTTTGGATTTACAACAAAGAAATTACCATTGCTGGCTCAATGGCGGTATTGCAAAGCTTTGATCGAGCAGGTGATCTATTAGCCTCTGGTGTTTTAAAGCCTGATGTAATGATTAGCCACAGGTTTGGATTAGATGATTACATGAAGGCGGTCGATATGTTTAAGAATAGTATTGGTCGTAAAATGACAATCGAGCCTAATAAACTTTAA
- a CDS encoding zinc-dependent alcohol dehydrogenase family protein translates to MKAVVYDSAKNFTIKDIPTPEPKSGEVLVKIELAGVCGTDLHIHEGDFLAEFPLIPGHEMVGIVSALGAGVNQFKVGERVTVNPVVSCGDCEFCREGKPILCHNRKGLGTNWPGSFAEYMIATEDLVFKVGNLSPDVAVFAEPAACAMHGAQMLGIKPGSSALIFGAGPTGQLLAQLMATSGAASVTVAGSTQFKLDLAKKLGADKTYLMDRNNVAKTKDDLLKASPSGYDIVVEATGSMQVAEICVPLTRSGGTFMVYGVAEPDETFKINAFDVFHREIRIQGSFAEIDTFPATLAALESGRLKTDGLITHRFSIDEYGKALEALRSDKSAHKIVLKF, encoded by the coding sequence ATGAAGGCAGTTGTCTATGATTCAGCAAAAAACTTTACTATAAAAGATATTCCAACACCTGAGCCAAAATCTGGTGAGGTGTTAGTAAAGATTGAACTAGCTGGAGTTTGCGGAACTGATCTACATATTCATGAGGGTGATTTTTTAGCAGAGTTTCCACTTATCCCAGGACATGAGATGGTTGGAATAGTTTCAGCTCTCGGCGCAGGTGTTAACCAATTTAAAGTTGGTGAGCGGGTAACGGTTAATCCAGTAGTTAGTTGTGGTGATTGTGAATTTTGCCGCGAGGGCAAACCAATTCTTTGCCATAATCGTAAAGGCCTTGGCACAAATTGGCCTGGCTCTTTTGCTGAGTACATGATTGCAACTGAAGACTTAGTATTCAAAGTTGGAAATCTTTCACCTGACGTAGCAGTCTTTGCTGAACCGGCGGCATGTGCGATGCATGGAGCACAGATGCTTGGAATTAAACCAGGAAGCAGTGCATTAATTTTTGGTGCAGGCCCAACTGGTCAATTACTTGCGCAATTGATGGCAACCTCAGGAGCAGCATCAGTAACAGTTGCTGGATCAACACAATTTAAATTAGACCTAGCTAAAAAATTAGGAGCAGATAAAACCTACCTAATGGATCGAAATAATGTTGCAAAGACCAAAGATGATCTACTTAAAGCATCACCAAGTGGTTATGACATAGTTGTTGAGGCAACTGGTTCTATGCAGGTTGCAGAGATATGCGTGCCACTTACTCGAAGCGGTGGAACTTTTATGGTTTATGGAGTTGCTGAGCCGGATGAGACTTTTAAGATAAACGCATTTGATGTATTTCATCGTGAGATAAGAATTCAAGGCTCTTTTGCAGAAATTGATACCTTCCCTGCCACCTTGGCAGCTCTTGAATCTGGACGCTTAAAGACCGATGGTTTGATAACTCATCGCTTTTCAATAGATGAATACGGTAAAGCGCTAGAGGCACTTAGAAGTGATAAGAGTGCACACAAGATAGTTCTTAAGTTTTAG
- a CDS encoding zinc-dependent alcohol dehydrogenase codes for MQRLVATSVNTVTLQEVEKPSLKAGEILAQTLVTGVCGSDIHAVQGHHPFVPVPYNPGHEVVGVIREIAPDVKGFLVGDRVTVEPDLPCWDCKNCNSGQENLCENLKFFGCGYTQGGMADFWTLPATRFHKVPESFSDEAAAMIEPLSTPVHAVKLSFIGSKDLTGKTVAILGCGTIGLLTLYAAKYFNAKTIVMTDLVEKKRNLAKQIGADLVFDAASKTLPSDIRQAVGQSIDVVYDCVAIQQTVSQAISLADKAGTVMIVGVPSKEVTMPLPIIQDHQIRIQGSATYLPADYHDSIKIISQSSFKAKEIVTAIFPKDQAQQAFNTAIAGEQIKVLIRFS; via the coding sequence ATGCAGCGTCTAGTCGCAACAAGTGTTAACACCGTTACCTTGCAAGAGGTAGAAAAACCATCACTTAAAGCTGGTGAGATTCTTGCGCAGACACTTGTAACTGGCGTTTGTGGCTCTGACATACATGCAGTTCAGGGACATCATCCATTTGTTCCAGTTCCTTATAACCCAGGACATGAAGTAGTTGGCGTAATACGTGAGATTGCACCTGATGTTAAAGGTTTTTTAGTAGGGGATCGAGTTACGGTAGAACCAGATTTACCATGTTGGGATTGCAAGAATTGTAATAGTGGGCAAGAAAATCTTTGTGAGAATTTAAAGTTTTTTGGTTGTGGTTACACCCAAGGTGGTATGGCAGATTTTTGGACACTACCTGCGACAAGATTTCATAAAGTTCCTGAATCATTTTCAGATGAAGCCGCCGCCATGATTGAGCCTTTATCAACACCAGTACACGCAGTTAAGCTTTCTTTTATTGGCAGCAAAGATTTAACCGGTAAAACTGTTGCCATCTTAGGTTGTGGCACAATCGGATTACTAACACTTTATGCAGCTAAGTATTTTAATGCCAAGACAATAGTGATGACAGATCTAGTTGAGAAAAAGCGTAATTTAGCAAAACAAATAGGTGCCGATTTGGTATTTGATGCAGCAAGTAAAACCTTGCCAAGTGATATTAGGCAAGCGGTTGGGCAAAGTATTGATGTTGTCTATGATTGTGTGGCAATTCAACAAACAGTTTCACAAGCAATTTCACTCGCCGATAAGGCTGGAACAGTAATGATTGTAGGAGTTCCGTCAAAGGAGGTAACTATGCCACTTCCAATAATTCAAGATCATCAAATTAGAATTCAAGGCTCGGCAACATACTTACCTGCTGATTACCATGACTCAATTAAAATCATTAGCCAGTCCTCATTTAAAGCAAAGGAGATTGTGACTGCAATTTTTCCAAAAGATCAGGCTCAGCAAGCTTTTAATACTGCAATCGCTGGCGAGCAGATAAAGGTGTTAATTCGCTTTAGTTAA